A genomic window from Bicyclus anynana chromosome 11, ilBicAnyn1.1, whole genome shotgun sequence includes:
- the LOC112046508 gene encoding uncharacterized protein LOC112046508 yields the protein MQNFIRSATLLLAAAAVCAAPASSPDENQTLDRKEPTTHELLSSLGLKKLRIPAAHHRKRLAEQGRRHTTGDSRMYVIKLPPNMNYYSHPDPAPAAARTLPLQMRSNGKPARVYHWNLPVIQKLAKNRPQARFDDDVVNVESTPTWPKHPNSIDALAYYVPSKKSSFRKYFSGNGKPKSFYVIEKDKSSAEYHRLLP from the coding sequence ATCGGCAACCCTGCTGCTCGCTGCAGCAGCCGTATGCGCCGCGCCCGCATCCTCGCCCGACGAGAACCAAACCTTGGACAGGAAAGAGCCGACCACGCACGAGCTACTGAGCTCTCTCGGCCTCAAGAAGCTGAGAATACCCGCCGCCCACCACAGGAAACGCTTAGCCGAGCAAGGCAGACGACACACGACCGGCGATTCGAGAATGTACGTGATAAAGCTGCCGCCTAACATGAACTATTACAGTCATCCTGACCCCGCCCCTGCCGCGGCTAGAACGCTGCCTCTACAGATGAGAAGCAACGGCAAACCAGCCCGAGTCTACCACTGGAACCTCCCAGTCATACAGAAGCTAGCGAAGAACCGCCCCCAAGCTAGATTCGACGACGACGTTGTCAACGTTGAAAGCACCCCGACGTGGCCGAAACATCCGAACTCCATCGACGCATTGGCGTACTACGTGCCCTCCAAAAAGTCCTCGTTCAGAAAATATTTCTCCGGCAACGGCAAACCGAAGTCGTTTTACGTGATCGAAAAGGATAAGAGTTCCGCTGAGTACCACAGATTATTGCCGTAA
- the LOC112046507 gene encoding alkyldihydroxyacetonephosphate synthase, translated as MSPGLVTSAKNMLQNTADDKNNKRKTVNSEKTSSFSDKNKNRSADSKKKYETIIKVKSVIPRRRQDLLKWYGWGYKDSMFVLDENTTSFTGSRYLIGGKNLPYAKQWIKEHFDVDISKPHKVPQIPTTFPKSRLPDNIKQELEKITLLSTDGMDRLIRAHGQTLHDVYHLRENSFPRIPDAVVWPENHEQVEEIVNSASRHHFVIIPFGGGTSVSGSVTCPANEDRPIVVLDTSDMNSILWLDKEQLLARVQAGIVGQDLEREMRARGFTVGHEPDSYEFSTLGGWVATRASGMKKNTYGNIEDLVVQTKVVTPRGVIEKSCRVPRLSCGPEWEHIILGSEGCLGVVTEVTLKIRPLPPVVRYGSLVFPDWDSGFHFEREVARQRLQPSSIRLMDNEQFRFGHALKMEQSWGGVLLDGLKRFYITKIKGFDPLKLCVVTLLMEGSAEQVADSEKKMNAIAAQYGGVPGGAKNGEIGYTLTFVIAYVRDLALECDIVAESFETSVSWERALALCRNTKARVRSECAARRIAHYLISCRLTQTYDAGCCIYFYFGFKTVGFSDPVRVYEEIEEAARDEIIACGGSISHHHGVGKLRKKWYTSTVSEPGRLLLLAAKQALDPDNVFALGNMAFDQYTPDVVKSKL; from the exons ATGTCACCCGGCTTAGTGACGAGTGCTAAAAACATGTTACAGAATACAGCAGACGATAAGAACAATAAACGCAAAACAGTGAACAGTGAAAAAACTAGCAGTTtcagtgataaaaataaaaatagaagcgcagattcgaaaaaaaaatatgaaacaattataaaagttaaaagtgtTATTCCTAGGCGACG GCAGGATCTGCTGAAATGGTATGGCTGGGGGTACAAAGACTCCATGTTCGTGCTCGACGAAAACACCACCTCCTTCACCGGCAGcag GTACTTAATCGGTGGTAAAAATCTACCATACGCGAAACAATGGATAAAGGAGCACTTCGACGTGGACATTTCGAAGCCTCACAAAGTACCCCAAATTCCGACAACGTTTCCCAAAAGCAGATTACCAGACAACATAAAGCAAGAATTGGAGAAGATAACCTTGCTAAGCACAGACGGCATGGACAGACTGATCCGGGCCCACGGTCAGACGCTGCATGATGTCTACCATTTGAGGGAGAACAGTTTCCCAAGGATACCTGACGCTGTTGTATGGCCGGAGAATCATGAACAG gTAGAAGAAATAGTAAACAGTGCGAGTCGACACCACTTCGTGATAATTCCGTTCGGCGGCGGCACTTCAGTGTCCGGCTCGGTGACGTGTCCGGCCAATGAAGACCGGCCCATCGTCGTACTGGACACCAGTGACATGAACTCGATACTATGGCTAGACAAAGAACAACTGCTGGCAAGAGTTCAG GCAGGTATAGTTGGGCAGGACCTGGAAAGGGAAATGCGCGCGCGGGGCTTCACAGTGGGCCACGAGCCCGACTCGTACGAGTTCTCCACCCTCGGCGGCTGGGTGGCCACCCGCGCCAGCGGCATGAAGAAAAACACGTATGGGAATATCGAGGACCTTGTAGTACAAACTAAG GTGGTAACACCTCGAGGAGTGATAGAGAAAAGCTGTCGCGTGCCCCGACTGTCGTGCGGGCCTGAATGGGAGCACATTATTCTAGGATCTGAAGGATGTTTAGGAGTTGTCACAGag GTAACGTTGAAAATCCGTCCATTGCCACCCGTGGTCCGCTACGGCTCGCTCGTGTTCCCGGACTGGGACAGCGGGTTCCACTTCGAGAGAGAAGTGGCGAGGCAGCGGCTACAGCCCTCCAGCATACGACTCATGGACAATGAGCAG TTCCGATTCGGGCACGCCCTAAAGATGGAGCAATCCTGGGGCGGAGTCTTACTCGACGGGCTCAAGCGGTTCTACATCACGAAGATCAAGGGCTTCGACCCCCTCAAGCTGTGCGTGGTCACTCTGCTGATGGAGGGCAGCGCGGAACAAGTCGCTGATAGTGAGAAGAAGATGAATGCCATCGCCGCACAGTATGGAGGTGTTCCCGGGGGAGCGAAGAATGGAGAAATTGGTTATACGCTCACCTTCGTTATAGCTTATGTTCGG GACTTGGCGCTGGAGTGCGACATCGTGGCGGAGTCGTTCGAGACGTCGGTGTCGTGGGAGCGCGCGCTGGCGCTGTGTCGCAACACCAAGGCGCGCGTGCGCAGCGAGTGCGCCGCGCGCCGCATCGCGCACTATCTCATCTCGTGCCGCCTCACGCAGAC CTACGACGCCGGCTGCTGTATATACTTCTACTTCGGCTTCAAGACGGTCGGGTTCAGTGACCCCGTGCGCGTGTACGAGGAGATCGAGGAGGCTGCGCGGGACGAGATCATCGCGTGCGGCG GTTCAATATCCCATCACCACGGCGTCGGCAAACTGCGCAAGAAATGGTACACGTCCACGGTGAGCGAGCCGGGGAGACTCTTGCTGTTAGCAGCTAAGCAGGCGCTCGACCCGGACAACGTGTTCGCTCTGGGCAATATGGCCTTCGACCAGTACACTCCGGATGTCGTGAAGAgcaaactataa